In one window of Campylobacter sp. DNA:
- a CDS encoding uroporphyrinogen-III synthase yields MIYLVSNTRFDHPQVRRLAVCEIKFLKFSLPAQTGALIFTSKNAVAAIKFNEISLDLDTPVYAIGEPCAAAAREFGFRDIYTAQHGHGNEFAEEIAPLLQGADALYLRARQTVSKLEQILSSAGVRLQSMIAYENSIISLPAAAKPPQGSTLIFTSPKNVRGFTANFGWDESYKAICIGRTTASVLSEFCEPIICERRSIKSCVDLALLP; encoded by the coding sequence TTGATATATTTGGTGTCTAATACGAGATTTGATCATCCGCAGGTGAGGCGGCTTGCGGTCTGCGAGATAAAATTTCTCAAATTTAGCCTACCTGCGCAGACGGGCGCGCTAATTTTTACATCCAAAAATGCGGTGGCGGCGATAAAATTTAATGAAATTTCACTTGATTTAGATACGCCCGTTTACGCTATCGGCGAGCCGTGTGCGGCGGCTGCGCGCGAGTTTGGATTTCGCGACATTTATACGGCGCAGCACGGGCACGGAAATGAGTTTGCCGAGGAGATCGCGCCGCTCTTGCAAGGCGCAGACGCGCTGTATCTGCGCGCGAGGCAGACGGTATCAAAGCTGGAGCAGATCCTGTCTAGCGCCGGCGTGCGGCTGCAAAGCATGATCGCCTACGAAAATTCCATTATCAGCCTGCCTGCCGCTGCAAAGCCGCCGCAAGGCAGCACACTGATTTTTACCTCGCCTAAAAACGTCCGCGGCTTTACCGCAAATTTCGGCTGGGACGAGAGCTACAAGGCGATCTGTATCGGTAGAACGACGGCGAGCGTTTTGAGCGAGTTTTGCGAGCCGATAATCTGCGAAAGAAGGTCGATAAAATCCTGCGTCGATCTGGCGCTTTTGCCATAG
- the argH gene encoding argininosuccinate lyase yields MWEGRFSEASSALLEEFNASIGFDRALWQEDIAGSKAHARMLGACGILKPDESEKIVAGLDAVFEEIKSGKFEFKTADEDIHMAVEKRLSELIGSDLGGRLHTARSRNDQVALDFRLYVLKSGAALAEKTRELVAALRDIASKHADTLMPGYTHLQHAQPVSLAYHLLAYAFMFRRDYERFTSSRERNNLCPLGSAALAGTPHPINRELVAQQLGFAGVTPNAMDSVSDRDFALEILFNVSVLMTHASRLCEELILWSSQEFGFVTISDAYSTGSSIMPQKKNPDVAELIRGKTGRVNGNLVALLTVMKGLPLAYNKDMQEDKEGVFDSVAAALASLEILKQMLKTAKFNEQNMLAMTRRGHLSATDLADYLVREKNVPFRQAHFITGKAVAYAENLGLDLSELNAQQLASVDESLDAGAVKFLDLNASKEARKSQGGTANESVAAQIEILNEWLKI; encoded by the coding sequence ATGTGGGAGGGGCGCTTTAGCGAGGCGAGTTCGGCGCTTTTGGAGGAGTTTAACGCCTCGATCGGCTTTGATAGGGCGCTTTGGCAGGAGGATATCGCAGGCAGCAAGGCACATGCAAGAATGCTCGGCGCCTGCGGGATCTTAAAGCCTGACGAGAGCGAAAAGATCGTCGCAGGGCTTGACGCCGTGTTTGAAGAGATAAAAAGCGGAAAATTTGAGTTTAAAACCGCCGACGAGGACATCCATATGGCGGTCGAAAAGCGCCTAAGCGAGCTCATCGGAAGCGATCTTGGCGGCAGGCTGCACACCGCGCGCAGCAGAAACGATCAGGTCGCGCTTGATTTTCGCCTCTACGTGCTTAAAAGCGGTGCCGCGCTCGCCGAAAAAACTCGCGAGCTAGTCGCCGCGCTGCGAGATATCGCTAGCAAGCACGCGGACACGCTGATGCCCGGCTACACGCACCTTCAGCACGCTCAGCCCGTTAGCCTTGCCTATCATTTGCTTGCTTACGCGTTTATGTTTCGCCGCGACTATGAGCGCTTTACTAGCTCGCGCGAGCGAAACAACCTCTGTCCGCTGGGCTCTGCCGCGCTTGCGGGCACGCCGCACCCTATAAACCGCGAGCTGGTCGCGCAGCAGCTAGGCTTTGCGGGAGTGACGCCAAACGCGATGGATAGCGTCAGCGACCGCGATTTTGCGCTGGAGATTTTGTTTAACGTAAGCGTGCTGATGACGCATGCCTCCCGCCTGTGCGAGGAGCTCATCTTGTGGAGCTCGCAGGAGTTCGGATTTGTGACGATCAGCGACGCGTACAGCACGGGCAGCTCGATCATGCCGCAGAAGAAAAACCCCGACGTCGCCGAGCTAATCCGCGGCAAAACGGGGCGCGTAAACGGCAATCTCGTCGCGCTGCTAACGGTGATGAAGGGCTTGCCGCTAGCATACAACAAGGACATGCAGGAGGACAAGGAGGGCGTTTTTGATAGCGTCGCCGCCGCGCTTGCGAGCCTTGAAATTTTAAAACAGATGCTAAAAACGGCTAAATTTAACGAGCAAAATATGCTCGCGATGACCAGGCGCGGGCACCTGAGCGCGACCGATCTGGCTGATTATCTCGTGCGGGAGAAAAACGTGCCGTTTCGCCAGGCGCACTTCATCACGGGCAAGGCCGTGGCGTATGCGGAAAATTTAGGTCTAGATTTGAGCGAGCTAAACGCGCAGCAGCTTGCAAGCGTGGATGAAAGCTTGGACGCGGGTGCGGTTAAATTTCTTGATCTAAACGCCTCTAAAGAGGCGCGCAAGTCGCAAGGAGGCACGGCGAATGAGAGCGTTGCGGCGCAGATTGAAATTTTAAACGAGTGGCTGAAAATTTGA
- a CDS encoding RDD family protein gives MIIAPLSKRVIAFSIDEAVSVTLFVVVLFAIDEPELVAAAQSGSNFEVQKIASKFILHYAIIKFLYQAIFVYLYGATLGKLAVKIYCVRADGSSMDIATAAIRAAVRLISEMIFYMGFLVALFTNSRQSLHDMAAKTLVVEIEKE, from the coding sequence TTGATCATCGCTCCGCTTAGCAAGCGCGTAATTGCGTTTAGTATTGACGAAGCGGTGAGCGTAACGCTTTTTGTGGTTGTGCTATTTGCCATCGACGAGCCAGAGCTTGTCGCAGCGGCGCAGAGCGGAAGTAATTTTGAGGTACAAAAGATCGCGTCAAAATTCATTTTGCATTACGCGATAATAAAATTTTTATATCAGGCGATTTTTGTCTATCTATACGGCGCGACGCTAGGCAAGCTTGCGGTTAAAATTTATTGCGTCCGCGCTGACGGCAGCTCTATGGATATCGCTACTGCAGCGATCCGCGCGGCGGTTAGGTTGATAAGCGAGATGATCTTTTATATGGGATTTTTGGTGGCGCTTTTTACGAACTCGCGTCAGAGCCTGCATGATATGGCGGCGAAAACATTGGTGGTAGAGATTGAAAAAGAGTAA
- a CDS encoding phosphoribosyltransferase family protein, which translates to MTPRAELMFENQIDAAMKLAEILPATVIKNENFLIIAQSLESLPIANHLALKLGLAYEFLFTEPVLAPNNPECAIACVSETQEIVMVDELVRSFGISLDYVYGQANRLYEEKILKNMYKFRKGELLGNLEKKNVILVDEGCESGLTALTCIKTLVSLNAKAIFYATPIIGSDNADEIAMLVDGIYAVHKIRDFVNVDFYYKEKTLSSAEEIMQILNKCPLYLPFHETNKNKEKINAVQN; encoded by the coding sequence ATGACGCCTAGAGCCGAGCTGATGTTTGAAAACCAAATCGACGCCGCGATGAAACTCGCAGAGATTTTACCCGCCACCGTGATCAAAAACGAAAATTTTCTAATAATCGCTCAGTCTTTGGAGTCGCTTCCTATCGCAAACCATCTTGCTCTAAAGCTGGGGCTTGCTTATGAGTTTTTATTTACTGAGCCCGTTTTAGCGCCAAATAATCCTGAATGTGCGATCGCGTGCGTAAGCGAAACCCAAGAGATCGTGATGGTGGATGAGCTCGTGCGAAGCTTCGGCATCAGCCTGGATTACGTTTACGGGCAGGCGAACAGACTTTATGAGGAGAAAATTTTAAAAAACATGTATAAATTTCGCAAGGGCGAGCTTTTGGGAAATTTAGAGAAAAAAAACGTCATCTTGGTAGATGAGGGGTGTGAGAGCGGGCTGACCGCACTTACTTGCATAAAGACGCTCGTAAGCTTAAACGCCAAAGCGATCTTTTACGCCACGCCCATTATCGGCAGCGATAATGCAGACGAGATCGCCATGCTAGTAGATGGAATTTATGCCGTTCACAAGATCAGAGATTTTGTGAATGTGGATTTTTATTACAAAGAAAAAACGCTCTCAAGCGCGGAGGAGATAATGCAAATTTTAAACAAATGCCCGCTTTATCTGCCGTTTCACGAGACTAACAAAAACAAGGAGAAAATTAATGCAGTGCAAAATTGA
- the purD gene encoding phosphoribosylamine--glycine ligase: MNILIIGGGGREYAIGLRLREDKNVLNLYFAPGNGATKALGKNLDLKDFNELALFAKNNDVALTVVGAEEPLTKGIVDIFKAQGLAIFGPSAAAAKLEGSKAYMKDFLAQNHIKTAKFLSSDDLSEISKFIDTLNGRVVVKADGLCAGKGVIIANSKDEAKKAAADMLSGESFGEAGKRVVVEEFLEGFELSFFAICDGENFVSLPVAQDHKKLLDGDLGPNTGGMGAYAPSPLADAALIKRVQSEIVAPTLKGMRQQGAPFCGVLFVGLMIVGGEPYVLEYNVRLGDPECEVLMPLIDGNLSEILYNAAVGKLSSISLKERFAVGVVMASERYPYGSSQPEPIKTGEIPAGAHICYAGVSEREGRIYASGGRVLVGVGVAQSLKQARDAAYALCENIKFSGAQYRRDIAYQALRDKI, translated from the coding sequence TTGAATATCCTAATAATCGGCGGCGGCGGTAGAGAATACGCGATCGGGCTAAGACTTCGCGAGGATAAAAACGTTTTAAATCTGTATTTTGCTCCGGGAAACGGCGCTACAAAGGCGCTTGGTAAAAATTTAGATTTAAAAGATTTTAATGAGCTCGCGCTCTTTGCCAAAAACAACGACGTAGCCCTTACCGTCGTGGGCGCCGAAGAGCCTCTTACAAAAGGTATCGTGGATATTTTTAAAGCGCAAGGTCTCGCGATATTCGGCCCCAGCGCCGCTGCGGCGAAGCTTGAGGGCTCTAAAGCCTATATGAAGGACTTTCTAGCGCAAAATCATATCAAAACCGCAAAATTTCTAAGCAGCGACGATCTATCCGAAATTTCAAAATTTATAGACACCCTAAACGGCCGCGTCGTGGTCAAAGCGGACGGCCTGTGCGCGGGCAAGGGCGTCATCATCGCAAATTCCAAAGATGAAGCTAAAAAAGCCGCCGCGGATATGCTAAGCGGTGAAAGCTTCGGCGAAGCGGGTAAGCGCGTCGTCGTGGAGGAGTTTTTAGAGGGCTTCGAGCTGAGCTTTTTTGCGATCTGCGACGGGGAGAATTTCGTAAGTCTGCCCGTAGCGCAGGATCACAAAAAATTGCTTGACGGCGATCTAGGCCCAAATACCGGCGGCATGGGAGCTTATGCGCCAAGCCCGCTAGCGGATGCCGCGCTGATAAAAAGAGTGCAGAGCGAGATCGTAGCACCTACGCTAAAAGGGATGCGGCAGCAGGGCGCGCCCTTTTGCGGCGTGCTATTCGTGGGGCTTATGATCGTGGGCGGCGAGCCGTATGTACTGGAGTACAACGTCCGCTTAGGCGATCCGGAGTGCGAGGTTTTGATGCCGCTAATTGACGGAAATTTGAGCGAAATTTTATACAACGCCGCCGTAGGCAAGCTAAGCAGCATAAGCTTAAAAGAGCGATTTGCGGTGGGCGTCGTGATGGCTAGCGAGCGCTACCCTTACGGCTCTTCGCAGCCTGAGCCGATCAAGACGGGCGAAATTCCTGCGGGCGCACATATCTGCTACGCAGGCGTGAGTGAGCGAGAGGGGCGGATTTACGCTAGCGGCGGGCGCGTTTTGGTAGGCGTGGGCGTCGCGCAGAGCCTAAAGCAGGCGCGCGATGCGGCTTACGCGCTGTGCGAAAATATAAAATTTAGCGGCGCGCAGTATAGGCGCGATATCGCGTACCAAGCCTTAAGAGATAAAATTTGA
- a CDS encoding NAD(P)H-dependent oxidoreductase, producing the protein MTHLEIMKFRHACKIFDENKKIGKADFDAILQAGILAPSSTGLEQWDFLVVQNGALRERIREKSWNQPQITSCSHLVVILAKIKDIKLGSDYIERMITRKKDEAPKYIGDRHKFYQDFLSGYFHNDDEELFNWSHAQCMFAALAMMNEAASRGIDSCPMEGFDRAALNEILGIDWNDRRVALLVPFGYRVNPQPQKIRRSMDDVVKWIE; encoded by the coding sequence ATGACACATTTAGAGATTATGAAATTTCGCCACGCGTGCAAAATTTTTGACGAGAACAAAAAAATCGGCAAAGCCGATTTTGACGCCATTTTGCAGGCAGGCATCTTAGCACCTAGTTCTACGGGGCTAGAGCAATGGGACTTTTTAGTCGTGCAAAACGGCGCGCTGCGCGAACGGATCCGCGAAAAATCGTGGAATCAGCCGCAGATCACCTCTTGCTCACATCTGGTCGTGATTTTAGCAAAGATCAAGGACATAAAGCTAGGAAGTGATTATATCGAGCGAATGATTACGCGTAAAAAAGATGAAGCGCCCAAATATATCGGCGACAGGCATAAATTTTATCAAGATTTTTTAAGCGGTTATTTTCACAACGACGATGAGGAGCTATTTAATTGGTCGCACGCGCAGTGCATGTTCGCAGCACTTGCGATGATGAACGAGGCCGCAAGCCGCGGCATCGACAGCTGCCCGATGGAGGGCTTTGATCGCGCGGCGCTAAATGAAATTTTAGGCATTGATTGGAACGATCGCCGCGTGGCGCTGCTAGTGCCTTTCGGCTACCGCGTAAACCCGCAGCCGCAAAAGATCCGCCGCAGCATGGATGACGTAGTAAAGTGGATCGAATAA
- a CDS encoding polyribonucleotide nucleotidyltransferase encodes MQCKIEVNGNTEIFDINKVAKQAAGAALLRVKNTVVLATVAREETQVQEDFLPLTVQYIEKMYAAGRIPGGYIKRETKPGDFETLTSRIIDRSLRPLFPKGYAYPTQIVVYVLSADPEVDLQVVALNAASAALYLSDIPIKAPVCGVRIGYQNGNFILNPSNSALKASVLDLYVAGVGDELLMIEMRSLPQIRGGAQQMNEFSEDLMVDAIDFAAKAISAGSTAYEEAFLPLKKPDASLEYKPEIEDEDIADFIDANYKDAVKAAINQMAKSERATELNKIVDQILTTEAAAQNEWSKETVSSVIGKYKRGIIRTQIIEDRRRADGRALDEVRPISIETNILPCAHGSCLFTRGQTQALVVTTLGGDSDAQLSDSLTQLEPISDRFMFNYNFPGFCVGEASPLKSPGRRELGHGNLAKRALYPSIDLNSPQSIRVVSEILESNGSSSMASVCGGALSLRAAGVPTLKLVAGVAMGLIFEGDKHAVLTDIMGLEDHDGDMDFKVAGTYEGITALQMDIKLGGISLEVLKEALAQAKQARAHILGLMEKADTAIVINEDVLPKLEIFSVEASKIPDIIGQGGKVIKEITESFGVNIDLDREKGEVKIQGPKASSVSGAKEKILSIVSNSRDFRKPRGERKEVKFQIGEEFDGVVQSVLDFGTFISLRDGVDGLLRAKFITTPYKAGDVVRVRVTEQKGSKISLELA; translated from the coding sequence ATGCAGTGCAAAATTGAAGTAAATGGCAATACCGAAATTTTCGATATCAATAAGGTCGCAAAGCAAGCCGCGGGTGCGGCGCTTTTGCGCGTAAAAAATACCGTCGTGCTCGCTACCGTAGCGCGAGAAGAGACGCAGGTGCAGGAGGACTTTTTGCCCCTTACCGTGCAATATATCGAAAAGATGTACGCAGCGGGCAGAATCCCCGGAGGCTACATCAAGCGCGAGACCAAGCCAGGCGATTTTGAGACGCTTACCAGCCGCATCATAGATCGCTCGCTGCGCCCGCTCTTTCCAAAGGGATATGCGTATCCGACGCAGATCGTAGTTTATGTGCTATCGGCGGACCCCGAGGTCGATCTGCAAGTCGTCGCTCTTAATGCGGCGTCCGCGGCGCTGTATCTTAGCGACATCCCGATTAAGGCGCCCGTTTGCGGCGTGCGCATAGGCTATCAAAACGGAAATTTCATCTTAAATCCGAGCAACTCCGCGCTTAAAGCTAGCGTGCTCGATCTTTACGTAGCCGGCGTCGGCGATGAGCTTTTGATGATCGAGATGCGCTCCTTGCCGCAGATTAGAGGCGGTGCACAGCAGATGAATGAATTTAGCGAAGATCTGATGGTAGATGCGATCGATTTTGCCGCAAAGGCGATAAGTGCGGGTTCAACCGCCTATGAAGAGGCTTTTTTGCCGCTTAAAAAGCCGGATGCGAGCCTAGAGTACAAGCCTGAGATCGAGGATGAGGATATCGCGGATTTTATCGACGCAAACTACAAAGACGCCGTCAAAGCGGCGATCAATCAGATGGCAAAGAGCGAACGCGCTACCGAACTAAACAAAATCGTGGATCAAATTTTAACCACCGAGGCCGCGGCGCAAAACGAATGGAGCAAAGAGACGGTCTCCAGTGTCATCGGCAAGTATAAGCGCGGCATCATCCGCACGCAGATCATCGAAGATCGCCGCAGAGCCGACGGACGCGCGCTTGATGAGGTGCGCCCGATCAGTATCGAGACAAATATCCTACCGTGCGCGCATGGAAGCTGCCTGTTTACGCGCGGGCAGACGCAGGCTTTGGTCGTCACTACGCTAGGCGGCGATAGCGACGCGCAGCTAAGCGACAGCCTAACGCAGCTTGAGCCGATCAGCGATAGATTTATGTTTAACTACAACTTCCCAGGCTTTTGCGTCGGCGAAGCAAGTCCGCTCAAAAGCCCCGGCAGACGCGAGCTGGGACATGGAAATTTAGCCAAAAGAGCGCTATATCCAAGCATCGATCTAAACTCGCCGCAGTCCATCCGCGTAGTGAGCGAAATTTTAGAGAGCAACGGCTCAAGCTCGATGGCTTCTGTCTGCGGCGGCGCACTTTCTCTCCGAGCAGCGGGCGTACCTACGCTAAAGCTCGTTGCGGGCGTTGCGATGGGCTTAATTTTTGAGGGCGACAAGCATGCCGTGCTAACCGACATAATGGGGCTTGAGGATCACGACGGAGATATGGATTTTAAGGTCGCGGGCACCTATGAGGGCATCACCGCGCTTCAGATGGATATCAAGCTCGGCGGCATCAGCCTGGAGGTTTTAAAAGAGGCTCTAGCGCAGGCAAAGCAGGCTCGCGCGCATATTTTGGGCTTGATGGAGAAGGCGGATACGGCGATCGTTATAAACGAGGATGTGCTTCCGAAGCTTGAAATTTTTAGCGTCGAGGCAAGCAAAATCCCCGACATCATCGGCCAAGGCGGCAAGGTCATCAAAGAGATCACCGAAAGCTTCGGCGTAAATATCGATCTGGATCGAGAAAAGGGTGAGGTCAAGATTCAAGGCCCCAAAGCTAGCAGTGTATCGGGCGCAAAAGAGAAAATTTTATCGATAGTTTCAAATTCTCGCGATTTTCGTAAGCCGCGCGGTGAACGCAAAGAGGTAAAATTTCAAATCGGCGAGGAGTTTGACGGCGTGGTGCAAAGCGTGCTGGATTTCGGCACCTTTATCTCGCTGCGAGACGGCGTGGACGGACTGCTGCGCGCTAAATTTATCACGACGCCTTACAAGGCGGGCGATGTGGTGCGAGTGCGCGTGACCGAGCAGAAAGGCTCTAAAATTTCACTGGAATTAGCTTAA
- a CDS encoding LPS-assembly protein LptD → MKKSKKFKILALSFSALLASSASAKVQDVELIADNVEKNGFLTEASGNVTVYSQDYFITADHATYDEQNGIIELFGNVNAMRGSSETTRAEYIKIDLKNDKQQADVNFMMDKDSELWMQNDASCSDSEYYRVEGSSVSSCNVTDPDWRIKFSSGMLNKESKFLHLFNPRFYVGDVPVLYLPYFGFPTDRTRRTGLLPPEAGYISKEGIYYKQPIYFAPYDSWDFQLDPQVRTRRGFGVYGTFRFTESPYSYGEIRGGVFDNFSRAQKRLEYKNERHHGFEVQYDRSKLATYLLDGDLRENLWIDFTQLNDLEYYDLKEKGGLGNDADNSLVTSRLNYYLTSDEHYFGAYGRYYIDTSKLNADNTFRNEDTVQELPTLQYHKFSNDLGLPNLIYSLDAKARNYTRWEGATARQYEFDVPISISTPLLADYLNFAFTERVYMTNIDWHDKFYYANGDLGEDKSTFYANQYTELSLYTDVARAYDSLYHTMSWRADFRIPGWQQGDIEDRILKYHQYKYDLARGAVDRSRLGNLQDSLYWEDNFLSELSDEYTHENAALSMTQFFYNEDGRKFLRHSVKQRYDFDDHEFDDLEHRIDAYFANGLNIGNRFTYSHKYKSFDKVYTYANYSNDDFSFGLSHAYEYEKLSMEPKRYTKDNYGIVNASVNLPRNNKIFGRWDYDLERSYSKMWRVGFSHTRKCWNYSFVYQEDIEPKNTSTTGYSKASKERGIYFLVNFYPFGGVGYDFSVDSEYGSEK, encoded by the coding sequence TTGAAAAAGAGTAAAAAATTTAAAATTCTAGCGCTTAGTTTTAGCGCTCTTTTAGCAAGTAGTGCGAGCGCAAAGGTCCAAGACGTCGAGCTCATAGCAGATAATGTCGAGAAAAACGGCTTTTTGACGGAGGCTAGTGGCAACGTAACGGTGTATTCACAGGACTACTTTATCACCGCCGATCACGCTACATACGACGAGCAAAACGGCATCATCGAGCTTTTTGGTAATGTCAATGCGATGCGCGGCAGCAGCGAAACCACCCGCGCCGAATATATCAAAATCGATCTGAAAAACGATAAGCAGCAAGCCGACGTAAATTTTATGATGGACAAGGACTCCGAGCTTTGGATGCAAAACGACGCCAGCTGCAGCGATAGCGAGTATTACCGCGTGGAGGGCTCTAGCGTATCTAGCTGCAACGTTACCGATCCTGATTGGCGCATCAAATTTAGTAGCGGCATGCTCAATAAAGAGAGCAAATTCCTCCATCTTTTTAATCCGAGATTTTACGTGGGCGACGTGCCGGTGCTCTATTTGCCGTATTTCGGCTTCCCGACCGACCGCACGCGCCGCACGGGCCTACTGCCTCCAGAGGCCGGCTACATCAGCAAGGAGGGGATTTACTACAAGCAACCGATCTATTTTGCGCCTTACGATAGCTGGGATTTTCAGCTCGATCCGCAGGTGCGCACGCGCAGGGGCTTTGGCGTATACGGGACATTTCGATTTACGGAGTCTCCGTATTCTTACGGCGAGATTAGAGGCGGAGTTTTCGATAACTTTTCGCGAGCGCAAAAACGCCTCGAATACAAAAACGAGCGTCACCACGGCTTTGAGGTGCAATACGATCGCAGCAAGCTTGCGACCTATCTGCTAGACGGCGATCTGCGCGAAAATTTATGGATCGACTTTACTCAGTTAAACGACCTTGAATACTACGATCTGAAGGAAAAGGGAGGTCTTGGCAACGATGCGGATAACTCGCTCGTAACTTCACGGCTGAATTATTATTTGACCTCAGACGAGCACTATTTTGGCGCTTACGGACGATACTACATCGATACAAGCAAGCTAAACGCCGATAATACCTTCCGCAACGAAGATACCGTCCAAGAGCTTCCGACGCTTCAATATCATAAATTTAGCAATGATTTGGGACTGCCAAATTTGATCTATTCGCTTGATGCAAAAGCGCGTAATTACACCAGATGGGAGGGCGCGACTGCTCGCCAATATGAGTTTGACGTACCGATTAGTATAAGCACGCCACTACTGGCGGATTATTTAAATTTCGCCTTTACCGAGCGAGTGTATATGACTAATATCGATTGGCACGATAAATTCTACTACGCAAACGGCGATCTTGGCGAGGATAAAAGCACTTTCTACGCTAATCAATACACCGAGCTTTCACTCTACACCGACGTAGCCAGGGCTTACGATAGCTTGTATCACACTATGAGCTGGAGAGCGGATTTTAGAATTCCCGGATGGCAGCAAGGCGACATCGAGGATAGAATTTTAAAGTATCATCAGTATAAATACGACCTTGCTCGCGGCGCAGTAGACCGCTCGCGGCTAGGTAACTTGCAAGACTCGCTTTATTGGGAGGATAACTTCTTGAGCGAGCTTAGCGACGAATACACCCACGAAAATGCAGCTTTAAGTATGACGCAGTTTTTTTATAATGAAGACGGACGTAAATTTTTACGCCATAGCGTCAAGCAGCGATATGACTTCGACGATCACGAGTTCGATGATTTAGAACACCGCATCGATGCGTATTTTGCAAATGGACTAAATATCGGGAACCGCTTTACCTACTCACATAAATATAAAAGCTTTGATAAAGTCTATACCTATGCCAACTACTCCAACGACGACTTTAGCTTTGGACTTAGTCACGCTTACGAATATGAAAAACTTAGCATGGAGCCTAAACGCTATACGAAAGATAACTACGGCATCGTAAATGCTTCGGTAAATTTGCCTAGGAATAATAAAATTTTTGGGCGTTGGGATTACGACTTGGAGCGATCTTATTCTAAAATGTGGCGCGTGGGATTTTCTCATACGCGCAAGTGTTGGAATTACTCTTTTGTGTATCAAGAGGATATCGAGCCTAAAAATACTAGTACGACGGGCTACAGCAAAGCAAGCAAGGAGCGCGGAATTTACTTTCTCGTAAATTTCTATCCGTTCGGCGGAGTAGGGTATGATTTTTCAGTAGATAGCGAATACGGAAGCGAAAAATAA